One region of Demequina sp. TMPB413 genomic DNA includes:
- the secD gene encoding protein translocase subunit SecD, with protein sequence MSSAVSGARKSLLWLAALLVLLFGLLSVGVLTDKTSPTPGLGLDLAGGQQIILQAVTSDESEIDESDINQAVEIIRQRVDASGVAEAEIATQGATNIIVSLPGTPDPATLDLVRRSAQLQFRPVLLVGDPAPISLDGSAPAVEPSATPTPSPDAATDGDPTPSPSAEAAGDDVPASEVSNVKTGVSETSSATPEPSPVPAEPAPAVEPTNPSDTAWITEALLADFYALDCFDQNNRTGVDVGDPDAAFVTCASNGTAKYILGPVELTGEDVDTATAGPETNQLGTVVPGRYEVRLSFTGGGGSAFADTTARIAELPSPRDQFGILLDGVVISAPSVERSIAGGQASITGTFTLDEAQQLANQLKFGALPLTLQVESEQVITATKGEADLRNGLLAGAIGLILVVIYTMFQYRALGAVTIGSLVVAGGMSYLIITLLSWGLGYRLSLAGVAGLIVAIGITVDSFIVYFERVKDELREGRSLASAVDHAWKRARRTILASDAISFLAALVLYLLAVGGVRGFAFTLGLITIVDLIVVILFTHPVLVLLARTKFFGEGHRFSGLDPRQLGRETMYKGRGRVADPATTAPTLAERKAAQSRAAAGTQDKE encoded by the coding sequence GTGTCATCAGCTGTCTCAGGCGCCCGCAAATCCCTCTTGTGGCTGGCCGCACTGTTGGTGCTGCTCTTTGGCCTCCTGAGCGTGGGGGTGCTCACCGACAAGACGTCCCCGACGCCGGGGCTTGGCCTCGACCTAGCCGGCGGTCAGCAGATCATTCTGCAGGCGGTCACGAGCGACGAGTCCGAGATTGACGAGTCCGACATCAACCAGGCGGTGGAGATCATCCGCCAGCGCGTCGACGCCTCGGGCGTGGCCGAGGCCGAGATCGCCACTCAAGGTGCCACGAACATCATCGTGTCGCTTCCCGGTACTCCCGACCCTGCGACCCTCGACCTGGTGCGCCGTAGCGCGCAACTCCAGTTCCGACCCGTCCTATTGGTGGGGGACCCGGCACCGATCTCGCTTGATGGCAGTGCGCCGGCCGTCGAGCCGTCCGCCACGCCAACGCCGAGTCCAGACGCCGCCACTGACGGCGATCCGACGCCCAGCCCGTCGGCCGAAGCAGCAGGAGACGACGTTCCTGCGAGCGAGGTGTCGAACGTCAAGACGGGCGTGAGCGAAACCTCTAGCGCCACTCCAGAGCCAAGCCCTGTCCCCGCAGAACCAGCGCCGGCCGTCGAGCCGACCAACCCTTCTGACACGGCGTGGATCACCGAGGCACTCCTGGCCGATTTCTATGCGCTCGATTGCTTCGACCAGAACAACCGCACCGGAGTGGACGTGGGCGATCCCGACGCGGCTTTCGTGACGTGTGCGTCCAACGGCACGGCCAAGTACATCCTTGGGCCGGTCGAACTCACAGGCGAGGACGTCGACACGGCGACGGCTGGTCCTGAGACCAACCAGCTAGGCACCGTGGTGCCCGGCAGGTACGAAGTGAGGCTGTCCTTCACCGGTGGTGGGGGCTCCGCGTTCGCCGACACCACGGCACGGATCGCTGAGTTGCCGTCCCCGCGGGACCAGTTCGGAATCCTGCTTGACGGCGTGGTCATTTCGGCGCCATCGGTCGAGCGCTCCATTGCAGGAGGGCAAGCCTCCATCACCGGCACGTTCACTCTCGACGAGGCACAGCAGCTTGCGAACCAGCTCAAGTTCGGCGCACTTCCGCTGACGCTCCAGGTCGAGTCGGAGCAGGTCATTACGGCGACCAAGGGAGAGGCAGACCTGCGCAATGGGCTGCTGGCAGGCGCGATTGGCCTGATCCTCGTGGTGATCTACACGATGTTCCAGTACCGCGCCCTTGGAGCCGTCACCATCGGCTCGCTGGTGGTGGCCGGGGGCATGAGCTACTTGATCATCACGCTGTTGTCGTGGGGCCTCGGCTACCGACTGTCGCTCGCCGGTGTCGCCGGTTTGATTGTGGCCATCGGCATCACTGTTGACTCGTTCATCGTCTACTTCGAGAGAGTCAAGGACGAACTGCGCGAGGGCCGCTCCCTCGCGAGCGCCGTCGACCACGCATGGAAGCGTGCCCGCCGCACCATCTTGGCGTCGGATGCGATCTCGTTCCTCGCAGCCCTGGTGCTCTACTTGCTGGCCGTGGGAGGCGTGCGAGGGTTCGCCTTTACGCTGGGCTTGATCACGATCGTCGACCTCATCGTGGTCATCTTGTTCACGCACCCCGTGCTCGTGTTGCTCGCCAGGACCAAGTTCTTTGGCGAGGGCCACCGGTTCTCGGGCCTCGACCCTCGGCAACTCGGCCGGGAGACGATGTACAAGGGACGAGGGAGGGTCGCTGACCCAGCGACCACGGCGCCAACGCTCGCCGAGCGCAAGGCCGCCCAGTCCCGCGCCGCTGCAGGCACCCAGGACAAGGAGTAA
- the ruvA gene encoding Holliday junction branch migration protein RuvA, whose translation MIAQLTGTVIHVGASALVLDVGGVGYRILATPATLAMLHARQEASLATHLVVREDSLTLFGFESVHERDMFETLQSVQGVGPRLALALLAVHAPHTLVSVIAAGDVKALQKVPGVGAKVAARLMLELGGKLSLPEDAVAPTVTADEREQVADALVALGWQARAALAAVEKVAPEPIAQDDVAATLRAALQTLGGSRG comes from the coding sequence GTGATTGCGCAACTGACGGGAACCGTCATCCACGTAGGTGCGAGCGCGCTCGTGCTCGATGTGGGCGGCGTCGGCTATCGGATCTTGGCGACCCCAGCGACCCTGGCGATGCTCCACGCGAGACAAGAGGCGAGCCTCGCCACTCATTTGGTGGTGCGGGAGGATTCGCTCACGCTTTTTGGCTTTGAATCGGTGCACGAGCGGGACATGTTCGAGACGCTGCAGTCGGTACAGGGCGTCGGCCCGCGCTTGGCGCTGGCGCTCTTGGCTGTCCACGCGCCCCACACGCTGGTCTCCGTCATCGCTGCGGGCGACGTGAAGGCGCTGCAGAAGGTGCCTGGAGTGGGTGCAAAGGTGGCCGCGCGGCTGATGCTTGAACTGGGCGGGAAGCTGAGCCTCCCTGAGGACGCGGTGGCGCCGACGGTGACGGCGGACGAGCGAGAGCAAGTGGCCGACGCTTTGGTGGCGCTCGGATGGCAGGCCAGGGCAGCGTTGGCCGCTGTTGAGAAGGTCGCTCCCGAACCGATAGCCCAGGACGATGTCGCCGCGACGCTGCGGGCGGCGCTGCAGACCCTTGGCGGTTCGCGTGGCTGA
- a CDS encoding YebC/PmpR family DNA-binding transcriptional regulator, translated as MSGHSKWATTKHKKAVVDAKRSKLFAKLIKNIEVAARVGGGDLAGNPTLYDAVQKAKKSSVPNDNIDRAVKRGSGLEAGAAEYETIMYEGYGPGGVAMLIECLTDNRNRAAMEVRTALTRNNGTLADPGSVSYLFSRKGQVIVTKDTGATEDDLMEAALDAGVEEINDLGEAFELVSEATDVVAVRTAVQAASIDYEQAEVTWIPSMKVETDVDTTRKMLRLIDALEDSDDVQNVYANFDASDEVLAEASE; from the coding sequence GTGTCCGGTCACTCTAAGTGGGCTACCACCAAGCACAAGAAGGCGGTTGTTGACGCCAAGCGAAGCAAGCTCTTTGCGAAGCTCATCAAGAACATCGAAGTTGCCGCCAGGGTGGGCGGGGGAGACCTCGCGGGCAACCCGACGCTCTACGACGCCGTGCAGAAGGCCAAGAAGTCGTCTGTTCCGAACGACAACATCGACCGGGCGGTCAAGCGCGGTTCTGGGCTCGAGGCTGGGGCCGCCGAGTACGAGACGATCATGTACGAGGGCTACGGACCCGGCGGTGTCGCGATGTTGATCGAGTGCCTCACCGACAACCGCAACCGCGCCGCCATGGAAGTCCGCACAGCGTTGACTCGCAACAACGGAACTCTTGCCGATCCTGGCTCCGTGTCTTACCTGTTCTCCCGCAAGGGTCAGGTCATCGTCACCAAGGACACGGGCGCCACTGAGGACGACCTCATGGAGGCCGCTCTCGACGCAGGTGTCGAAGAGATCAACGACCTTGGCGAGGCCTTCGAGTTGGTGTCGGAGGCCACCGACGTGGTGGCAGTGCGGACCGCCGTGCAGGCGGCGAGCATCGACTATGAGCAGGCAGAGGTGACCTGGATTCCCTCGATGAAGGTCGAAACTGACGTCGACACGACGCGAAAGATGCTGCGCCTCATTGACGCCCTTGAAGACAGCGACGACGTCCAGAACGTGTACGCCAACTTCGACGCTTCCGACGAGGTCCTCGCAGAAGCCTCCGAATAG
- a CDS encoding glycosyltransferase family 4 protein translates to MRIGIVCPYSLDRPGGVQLHVIDLAEALIHRGHQVSVLAPSATDDGLPGYVRSAGRSFSVHYNGSTARLTFGLVAAARVRRWMADGHFDVVHLHEPGAPSLSVIAMWARLGPTVGTFHTSNDASRLMRLGKPWIKPGFEELDARIAVSPSAARTVKEHLRVEATHIIPNGVDTSTYFEAKPREEWTGTADAPTIGILGRMDEPRKGLDDFLAAIPYVRERHLRARFLVAGRFSDRVAARIARAGGEVVGEVDEAQKASFMSSVDVYCAPNTGGESFGIVLVEAMAAGAAVVASDLVAFRDVATSDDGEECAAFFPVNEAEGLAAQVCALLDDPVGRAALAERGRVRAGTFDWHQVVPRIEETYRDAIRLDASFFPQRAKETPA, encoded by the coding sequence GTGCGCATCGGCATTGTGTGTCCCTACTCGCTGGATAGACCTGGCGGCGTTCAGTTGCACGTCATCGACCTCGCAGAGGCGCTCATTCACCGCGGACATCAGGTTTCCGTCCTTGCTCCATCGGCAACGGACGACGGTCTTCCCGGCTACGTGCGATCGGCTGGCCGCTCCTTCTCCGTGCATTACAACGGCTCCACCGCGCGGCTTACGTTCGGGCTGGTTGCTGCCGCTCGAGTGAGGCGCTGGATGGCCGATGGCCACTTCGACGTGGTGCACCTTCACGAGCCGGGAGCGCCCTCGCTGAGCGTCATTGCGATGTGGGCCCGCCTGGGTCCAACGGTAGGCACCTTTCACACGTCGAACGACGCCTCGCGACTGATGAGGCTGGGCAAGCCGTGGATCAAGCCAGGCTTCGAGGAACTCGATGCCCGCATCGCTGTCTCGCCCTCCGCCGCACGCACGGTGAAAGAGCACTTGCGCGTCGAGGCGACGCACATCATTCCCAACGGCGTGGACACGTCGACCTACTTCGAAGCCAAGCCGCGAGAAGAGTGGACAGGGACGGCCGACGCGCCGACGATCGGGATTCTGGGGAGGATGGACGAGCCGCGCAAGGGTCTCGATGACTTCCTCGCTGCCATCCCGTACGTGCGGGAGCGTCACCTCAGGGCGCGCTTCTTGGTGGCAGGGCGATTCTCTGATCGCGTCGCGGCGCGGATCGCGCGTGCTGGGGGCGAAGTCGTCGGCGAGGTCGACGAAGCCCAGAAGGCGTCGTTCATGTCTTCTGTGGATGTGTATTGCGCCCCGAACACCGGCGGCGAGTCCTTCGGCATCGTGCTGGTGGAAGCGATGGCCGCTGGAGCCGCCGTCGTGGCGAGCGACCTGGTGGCCTTCAGGGATGTCGCTACCTCCGACGACGGCGAAGAGTGCGCGGCGTTCTTTCCCGTCAACGAGGCCGAGGGCCTCGCCGCACAAGTGTGTGCGCTGCTGGACGATCCCGTTGGCAGGGCCGCTCTGGCGGAACGTGGGCGGGTGCGGGCAGGCACCTTTGACTGGCACCAAGTCGTCCCTCGCATCGAAGAGACCTATCGCGACGCCATTAGACTTGACGCAAGCTTCTTCCCCCAACGAGCGAAGGAAACACCAGCATGA
- the secF gene encoding protein translocase subunit SecF — translation MANLSTWGNRLHSGEKTYAIVGKRQRFFAISGVLMTLALLILLIKGLNPGIDFRGGTEYTLSGVENTDTTIAVEVVNEALPSEEPRVAQVGTDGIRVQLGELEQAQVDDVAAQLAEAYGIDQTEVSSSFIGPTWGEDVSSKAVQGLVIFLLLVTVVMTLYFRAWRMAAAALVALGHDLLFTAGIYALSGFEVTPASVIGFLTILGYSLYDTVVVFDKVRENTADLFTQHRYTYAEMANLAVNQTLVRSINTSVVALLPVSAILFIGSYFLGAGTLKDISLALFVGMAVGTYSSIFVATPLEVALRGNEARIKEHTAAVLALRESGESDVIRPDGTVRVGALTPGHHQGTQAQPRRKRRK, via the coding sequence ATGGCGAACCTGTCTACGTGGGGTAACCGCCTCCACTCGGGCGAGAAGACGTACGCGATCGTGGGCAAGCGCCAGCGCTTCTTCGCGATCAGCGGAGTGCTGATGACTCTTGCTCTGCTGATCCTCCTGATCAAGGGTCTCAACCCCGGCATCGACTTCCGCGGGGGCACTGAGTACACGCTGTCAGGCGTGGAGAACACCGACACAACCATCGCCGTTGAGGTGGTGAACGAGGCGCTTCCCAGCGAAGAGCCTCGCGTCGCCCAAGTGGGAACCGACGGGATCCGTGTGCAGCTGGGTGAGCTCGAGCAGGCGCAGGTCGACGACGTTGCCGCCCAGCTCGCCGAGGCTTACGGAATCGACCAGACAGAGGTCAGCTCCAGCTTCATTGGCCCCACGTGGGGTGAAGACGTCTCCAGCAAGGCCGTCCAGGGCCTGGTGATCTTCTTGCTCCTGGTCACCGTGGTGATGACGTTGTACTTCCGCGCCTGGCGGATGGCCGCTGCGGCCCTGGTGGCCCTCGGCCACGACTTGCTGTTCACCGCAGGCATCTACGCACTGTCAGGGTTTGAAGTCACCCCAGCGTCCGTCATCGGCTTCCTGACGATCCTTGGCTACTCGCTGTACGACACCGTCGTGGTGTTCGACAAGGTGCGAGAGAACACTGCCGACCTCTTCACACAACACCGCTACACGTATGCCGAGATGGCGAACCTTGCGGTCAACCAGACGCTCGTGCGCTCGATCAACACCTCCGTCGTGGCGCTGCTGCCAGTCTCCGCGATTCTCTTCATCGGCTCGTACTTCTTGGGTGCTGGCACGCTCAAGGACATCTCCTTGGCGCTCTTCGTGGGTATGGCAGTCGGAACCTACTCGTCGATCTTTGTGGCGACGCCGCTCGAGGTTGCGCTGCGCGGCAACGAGGCTCGCATTAAGGAACACACGGCGGCCGTGTTGGCGTTGCGTGAGAGCGGCGAGTCAGACGTGATTCGCCCTGACGGCACGGTTCGCGTCGGCGCACTCACACCCGGCCACCACCAGGGCACCCAGGCGCAACCGAGGCGCAAGCGCCGCAAGTAG
- the ruvB gene encoding Holliday junction branch migration DNA helicase RuvB, producing the protein MADDSYDAQAGEGAPVTSVDADAVERSAEAALRPRSLDEFVGQRVVREQLALVLRAATQRAGSAEHILLSGPPGLGKTTLAMIVAGELGASLRLTSGPAIQHAGDLAAILSSLEDGDVLFVDEIHRLARPVEEMLYLAMEDFRVDVVVGKGPGASSIPLTLPPFTVVGATTRAGLLPAPLRDRFGFTAHLDFYESSDLTSIVTRSAQLLGFTLAGDAAAEIASRSRGTPRIANRLLRRVRDWAQVHGNGNGDLEAASAALEVYEVDARGLDRLDRAVLRALCTRFGGGPVGLSTLAVSVGEEPQTVEEVAEPFLVREGLISRTPRGRAATAEAWAHLGLTPPEGQVFFAGQGGGQTSRDEGGSRLFD; encoded by the coding sequence GTGGCTGACGACTCCTACGACGCCCAGGCGGGCGAGGGCGCTCCGGTCACGAGCGTGGATGCCGACGCCGTGGAGCGTTCAGCAGAGGCGGCCCTGCGGCCTCGCAGCCTCGACGAGTTCGTCGGACAGCGCGTGGTGCGGGAACAACTCGCCTTGGTGCTGCGTGCGGCCACTCAGCGAGCGGGCAGCGCGGAGCACATTCTGTTGTCCGGGCCTCCTGGGCTCGGCAAGACCACGCTGGCCATGATTGTGGCGGGGGAACTGGGCGCGTCTTTGCGCCTCACGTCCGGACCCGCGATTCAGCACGCGGGGGACCTGGCGGCGATTCTTAGCTCGCTCGAAGACGGGGACGTGTTGTTCGTCGATGAGATCCACCGCCTCGCAAGGCCCGTCGAAGAGATGCTGTACCTCGCCATGGAGGACTTCAGGGTCGACGTGGTGGTGGGCAAGGGGCCGGGAGCGAGTTCGATTCCGCTCACGCTCCCGCCGTTCACCGTCGTGGGCGCCACCACGCGCGCTGGCCTCTTGCCAGCGCCGTTGAGGGACCGCTTCGGCTTTACCGCCCACCTTGACTTCTACGAGTCAAGTGACTTGACCAGCATCGTCACGCGTTCGGCCCAACTACTCGGCTTCACCCTGGCTGGCGATGCGGCGGCAGAAATCGCTTCACGGTCTCGCGGCACCCCGCGCATCGCCAACCGACTCTTGCGGCGGGTCAGGGACTGGGCGCAAGTACACGGAAACGGCAACGGCGACCTGGAGGCGGCGAGCGCCGCGCTCGAGGTGTACGAAGTAGACGCCAGGGGGCTTGACCGGTTGGACAGGGCAGTCTTGCGCGCCTTGTGCACCCGTTTTGGAGGCGGACCGGTCGGATTGTCGACCCTTGCCGTGTCCGTGGGGGAAGAGCCGCAGACCGTCGAGGAGGTAGCCGAGCCCTTCTTGGTGCGTGAAGGGCTCATCTCCCGTACCCCGCGGGGGCGTGCGGCGACGGCGGAAGCATGGGCCCATTTGGGGCTGACTCCACCAGAGGGTCAGGTGTTCTTCGCGGGCCAAGGAGGGGGACAGACGTCCCGTGATGAGGGCGGCAGCAGGTTGTTCGACTAG
- a CDS encoding winged helix-turn-helix domain-containing protein, which yields MFVVTADQRRSTRHGDRVDGLLASLEPWTIAWSDQVTLAPERTVGDEVQAVLDGAEATVDLALTLMRASDWSVGVGVGPVNLPLKSTARASSGAAFVNARRAVERARGRGEPVPLVVAGDNPATEEAATALLQLLASVVRRRSDAGWEVYDLLQPGVTQRDVAARLGISTQAVSQRIASGMLDEERRARPVAVDLLRSADEGDGRS from the coding sequence ATGTTTGTGGTGACAGCCGACCAAAGACGATCCACCCGACACGGCGACCGTGTGGATGGGTTGCTCGCATCTCTTGAACCCTGGACGATCGCATGGTCCGACCAGGTGACACTCGCGCCAGAGCGCACCGTGGGCGACGAGGTGCAAGCCGTACTCGATGGCGCCGAGGCCACTGTGGACTTGGCGCTGACGCTGATGCGCGCGAGCGACTGGTCCGTCGGTGTAGGCGTGGGTCCTGTGAATCTCCCCCTGAAGTCGACAGCCCGTGCCAGTTCGGGTGCGGCGTTTGTCAACGCGAGGCGCGCCGTCGAGAGGGCTCGCGGCAGGGGAGAGCCCGTTCCTCTCGTCGTCGCTGGCGACAACCCGGCAACCGAGGAGGCCGCCACTGCGCTACTCCAGTTGCTCGCCTCCGTCGTGCGCAGGCGCTCGGACGCTGGGTGGGAGGTCTACGACCTGCTCCAACCGGGCGTGACTCAACGCGACGTCGCGGCACGGCTCGGCATTTCTACCCAAGCGGTGAGCCAACGCATTGCCTCTGGCATGCTGGACGAGGAACGCAGGGCACGCCCGGTGGCGGTCGACCTGCTGAGAAGCGCCGACGAAGGGGATGGGCGGTCATGA
- the ruvC gene encoding crossover junction endodeoxyribonuclease RuvC produces the protein MRVLGVDPGLTRCGLGVVETGRGRSVSLVDVSVAMSPADAEPADRLVIIADAVEAALDRFHPDAVAVERVFAQHNVRTVMGTAQVSGLVMVAARRRGIPVALYTPSEVKAAVSGSGRADKDQVGYMVVKLLGLDALPTPADAADSLAIALTHALRYSATAGKGLAKTSAQQAWAEAEKAARRRG, from the coding sequence ATGCGCGTCCTCGGCGTCGACCCTGGCCTCACCCGCTGCGGCCTTGGCGTTGTCGAGACCGGACGTGGGCGCTCGGTGAGTCTGGTCGACGTGAGCGTGGCCATGTCTCCCGCCGACGCCGAGCCCGCTGATCGGTTGGTGATCATTGCCGACGCAGTTGAGGCGGCGCTTGATCGGTTTCACCCCGACGCTGTCGCCGTGGAGAGGGTGTTCGCACAACACAATGTGCGAACCGTCATGGGCACCGCCCAGGTCTCAGGACTCGTCATGGTGGCGGCGCGCAGGCGGGGCATTCCCGTGGCCCTCTACACGCCCTCTGAGGTCAAGGCCGCCGTCTCTGGCTCGGGGAGGGCCGACAAGGACCAGGTCGGATACATGGTGGTGAAGCTCCTGGGACTCGATGCCCTGCCCACTCCCGCCGACGCGGCGGACTCGTTAGCGATCGCGCTGACCCACGCGCTGCGATACAGCGCGACGGCAGGCAAGGGCCTCGCCAAGACGTCGGCGCAACAGGCGTGGGCTGAGGCGGAGAAGGCGGCGCGTCGGCGCGGCTGA
- a CDS encoding NUDIX hydrolase — protein MSLSRTASPSVVGNAPTSGQVTREGARVLLLSHDGKLLALRGHDPHVPSRSWWFTPGGGIEGNETPREAAVRELAEETGFVIDPGELVGPVWERTAYFDFMSRPFVQHEYFFVARLGDADAAPAGAFAWTADEDETIDEIAWLTPSQLAEATIEVFPEQLRESWDAFADWGGALISLGEAYE, from the coding sequence ATGTCCCTGAGCCGCACCGCCTCGCCGAGCGTGGTTGGTAACGCGCCCACTAGTGGGCAGGTGACGCGGGAAGGCGCCCGCGTGCTGTTGCTGTCGCACGACGGCAAACTGTTGGCGCTGAGAGGTCACGACCCGCACGTGCCCAGCCGGTCATGGTGGTTCACCCCAGGCGGTGGCATTGAGGGGAATGAGACTCCCCGTGAGGCTGCCGTCAGGGAGCTTGCGGAAGAAACGGGGTTCGTCATTGACCCCGGCGAACTTGTGGGGCCCGTCTGGGAACGTACGGCGTACTTTGACTTCATGAGCAGGCCCTTTGTGCAACACGAGTACTTCTTTGTCGCCCGGCTTGGCGACGCCGACGCTGCGCCGGCTGGAGCCTTCGCATGGACGGCAGATGAGGACGAGACCATTGACGAGATCGCCTGGTTGACCCCTTCGCAGCTCGCGGAGGCGACGATTGAGGTGTTTCCCGAGCAGTTGCGGGAGTCGTGGGACGCCTTCGCAGACTGGGGAGGCGCGTTGATTAGCCTGGGCGAGGCGTACGAGTGA
- the pdxT gene encoding pyridoxal 5'-phosphate synthase glutaminase subunit PdxT, giving the protein MSTIGVLALQGDVREHEAALERVGATPVRVRRLAELEAVDALIIPGGESTTIDKLLRIFGLFEPLRERIDAGMPVLGTCAGMIMLATDIIGGIEGQRTLGAIPMTVRRNAFGRQVDSAEVELSWLPDGSTMHATFIRAPWVESHADSVEVLATAAGPDGSRHPVAVRHGNALATSFHSEISDDDRVHALLLAMTQSLSR; this is encoded by the coding sequence GTGAGCACCATCGGAGTATTGGCCTTGCAGGGCGATGTGCGCGAGCACGAGGCCGCCTTGGAGCGCGTGGGTGCGACTCCTGTGCGGGTGCGAAGGCTGGCCGAACTTGAGGCCGTCGACGCGCTCATCATCCCCGGCGGTGAGTCCACGACGATCGACAAGTTGCTCAGAATCTTCGGGCTCTTCGAGCCCCTGCGGGAGCGCATTGACGCCGGAATGCCGGTGCTCGGCACGTGCGCAGGGATGATCATGCTGGCTACGGACATCATTGGCGGCATCGAGGGGCAGCGGACACTCGGAGCAATTCCGATGACCGTGCGGCGCAATGCCTTCGGGCGCCAAGTCGATTCCGCCGAGGTGGAGTTGTCGTGGCTCCCTGACGGCTCGACGATGCACGCGACCTTCATCAGGGCGCCGTGGGTGGAGTCTCACGCCGACTCGGTAGAAGTGCTTGCCACCGCGGCAGGGCCAGACGGTTCCCGCCATCCCGTCGCGGTGCGTCACGGCAACGCGCTAGCGACGAGCTTCCACTCGGAGATCTCTGATGATGACAGGGTTCACGCGCTGCTCCTGGCGATGACGCAGTCGTTGAGCCGGTAG
- the pdxS gene encoding pyridoxal 5'-phosphate synthase lyase subunit PdxS, protein MSDTPASVSPQVGTDLVKRGMAEMLKGGVIMDVVTADQAKIAEDAGAVAVMALERVPADIRAQGGVARMSDPDLVQGIIDAVSIPVMAKARIGHFVEAQVLQSLGVDYIDESEVLTPADYAHHIDKWNFTVPFVCGATNLGEALRRISEGAAMIRSKGEAGTGDVSNATTHMRKIRAEIRALTSMPEDELYVAAKELQAPLPLVKEIAATGKLPVVLFTAGGIATPADAAMMMQLGAEGVFVGSGIFKSGNPAERARAIVKATTFFDDPSVIAEVSRGLGEAMVGINVDDVPEPHRLAERGW, encoded by the coding sequence ATGAGCGACACCCCAGCATCCGTCAGCCCGCAGGTCGGCACCGACCTTGTCAAGCGTGGCATGGCCGAGATGCTCAAGGGCGGCGTCATCATGGACGTGGTGACGGCCGATCAGGCGAAGATCGCAGAAGACGCCGGTGCGGTAGCGGTCATGGCGCTCGAGCGTGTGCCAGCTGACATTCGCGCTCAAGGCGGCGTGGCCCGTATGTCGGACCCCGACCTTGTCCAGGGCATCATCGACGCGGTCTCGATCCCCGTGATGGCCAAGGCGCGCATCGGTCACTTTGTCGAGGCCCAGGTCCTGCAGAGCCTCGGCGTCGACTACATCGATGAGTCAGAAGTGCTGACGCCGGCCGACTATGCCCACCACATCGACAAGTGGAACTTCACTGTGCCGTTTGTGTGTGGTGCGACAAACCTTGGTGAGGCCTTGCGCCGCATCTCCGAGGGCGCCGCCATGATTCGCTCGAAGGGCGAGGCTGGCACTGGCGACGTGTCCAACGCGACGACGCACATGCGGAAGATCCGCGCCGAGATCAGGGCCCTCACGTCGATGCCGGAAGACGAGCTCTACGTGGCAGCGAAGGAACTGCAGGCGCCGCTGCCGCTTGTGAAGGAGATCGCCGCGACCGGCAAACTCCCTGTGGTGTTGTTCACCGCCGGCGGCATTGCCACCCCAGCCGACGCCGCCATGATGATGCAGTTGGGCGCAGAGGGCGTTTTCGTGGGCTCCGGCATCTTCAAGTCGGGCAACCCTGCCGAGCGCGCCAGGGCGATCGTCAAGGCAACCACCTTCTTTGATGACCCGAGCGTGATTGCTGAGGTGTCGCGCGGACTGGGTGAGGCGATGGTGGGCATCAACGTGGACGATGTCCCTGAGCCGCACCGCCTCGCCGAGCGTGGTTGGTAA